One genomic region from Marmota flaviventris isolate mMarFla1 chromosome 6, mMarFla1.hap1, whole genome shotgun sequence encodes:
- the LOC114106216 gene encoding membrane cofactor protein-like, producing MCAGPTQHRGSLFPFQCFLLGALVFLLSATSSEACGEPPTFETMQLTGQSKPLYEVSEQVHYECKPGYKRNPSFDTSSTCGADSTWSSLSNAACSKKTCPVLPDPVNGQVNVLNGSLEFGTYVEFVCNEGFYLIGKQILRCKLKGLNVVWSGDLPQCEKILCEPPPQIENGKYTPEEKEVFEYYEVATYTCNPNPGSDKFSLIGQSQIHCSGHGQWSSDPPQCKVVKCPYPVIENGRQISGFGSKYYYNAMVTFECLKGFYLHGSDLVVCGRNSAWEPPIPTCSTEASPTNTKQPSNAESATFTTTPITSQKSRPNEGSLTCEDLDEWILALIFITLLELQ from the coding sequence ATGTGCGCTGGACCCACCCAACACCGCGGGAGCCTCTTTCCATTCCAGTGCTTCCTTCTGGGGGCCCTGGTGTTCTTGCTGTCTGCTACATCCTCTGAAGCCTGTGGTGAGCCACCAACATTTGAAACAATGCAGCTCACTGGCCAATCTAAACCCCTTTATGAGGTCAGCGAGCAAGTACATTATGAATGTAAACCTGGATACAAGCGGAACCCTTCTTTCGACACTTCTTCTACTTGTGGTGCAGACAGCACATGGTCCTCTCTTTCAAATGCTGCTTGTTCTAAGAAAACATGTCCAGTTCTACCAGATCCTGTTAATGGCCAAGTAAACGTACTTAATGGAAGCTTGGAGTTTGGTACATATGTTGAATTTGTTTGTAATGAGGGGTTTTATTTAATTGGTAAGCAAATTCTACGTTGCAAGCTTAAAGGATTGAATGTGGTTTGGAGCGGGGATCTCCCACAATGCGAAAAGATTTTGTGTGAACCACCTCCacaaatagaaaatggaaagtaCACCCCAGAAGAAAAGGAAGTATTTGAATATTATGAAGTAGCAACTTATACATGTAATCCCAATCCTGGATCAGATAAATTTTCACTCATTGGACAGAGCCAGATTCATTGTTCTGGCCATGGACAATGGAGTAGTGACCCTCCTCAGTGTAAAGTGGTCAAATGTCCATACCCAGTAATTGAAAATGGAAGACAAATATCAGGATTTGGAAGTAAATATTACTACAATGCAATGGTTACGTTTGAATGTTTGAAGGGTTTTTACCTTCATGGAAGTGACTTGGTTGTCTGTGGTAGAAATAGTGCTTGGGAACCCCCAATTCCAACGTGTTCTACAGAAGCATCTCCTACCAATACAAAACAGCCTTCCAATGCAGAATCTGCTACTTTTACAACAACTCCAATTACTTCACAAAAATCTCGTCCAAATGAAGGATCACTTACGTGTGAGGATTTAGATGAATGGATccttgctttgatttttattactttgttGGAGTTACAATAA